In Leptolyngbya sp. NIES-2104, the genomic window GGTTTAATCGAGCGCCAATGGTGCGAAAGATTGAGCATGACGACCGTGCCCAAAATCGTTAATCCCGTCCAGAGAATTGCTTGCAGTTGCCAATCGATCATGCAGAACTGCGCGACGGAAAAGATGAGTGTGGAGATCAAGCCCCAAACGAGGCAAGCTTGATCAATGCGGGTATAAAAGGTGGATAAAAGTGTTTTGTCTCCTAATTGCCAGTGAACGCGCCACAAGCCCGGTAAATCCTCGATTTCAAACGCCGATCGCTTTCTTCTCAACAGGGGAGACGTGAGACTGAACCACTCTGGTTCGATAAAAATCTTCCAAGTCATTTGTTAACAAAACTTATTATTGTTCTAAGAATACTCCCGATCGCACCATCGAAGCTACTCTTTGGATACGAAAGGGAGAAGTTGAAGTGGATTAATAAAAGGTTTGAACAAAAGAGTCAGATATCGATCAATTTATAAAATGATTTTGAGAAATACTGTAGCAGCAGTTTCAAATTGAAATGAACAATACCTAAGACCTACTTCCTTTAGCACTAAGAACAACGCTAGATGTATAGATATGAAAAAAGTAATCAGCAATTATTGATTCACAACTCATCGCCGATTACTTTTTCCTCAATCAAATCTTCTAACCGTTGACTACATTACCGCCGTTCGGGTGTAGGATCTGTCCGGTCATGTAGCTCGAATCATCCGAAGCTAAGAAGACATAGCTCGGAGCTACTTCTTCCGGTTGTCCTGCCCGTTGCATCGGAACTTGTTGCCCAAAGCTCTCAACTTTTTCCGGTGGGAATGTAGACGGAATCAGCGGAGTCCAAATCGGTCCCGGTGCTACACCGTTCACGCGAATTCCTTTTTCTACTAGCGATTGAGACAGCGATCGCGTAAATGCTACGATCGCGCCCTTAGTCGAAGAGTAATCCAGCAACTGTGGACTACCTTGGTACGCCGTCACCGAAGTTGTATTGATAATCGTGCTGCCTTCTTTGAGGTGCGGCAATGCTGCCTTGGTCAAGAAGAACATTCCAAAAATATTCGTGCGGAATGTGCGCTCTAATTGCTCTGCGGTGATGTTTTCAATGCTTTCTTGTGGGTGCTGTTCTGCCGCATTGTTCACCAGAATATCAAGCCGTCCGTATTCTCCGATCGCTTCTTGCACTGCTTCTTTACAGAATGCTTCATCGCCAATGTCACCCGCGATCGTAATACAGCGACGACCTTCCTTTTCGACTAAGCGCACCGTTTCTTCGGCGTCTTCGTGCTCGTTGAGATATGCGATCGCAATATCTGCACCTTCTTTAGCAAAGCAAATCGCCACAGCACGACCGATTCCACTATCGCCACCTGTAATCAAGGCGACTTTATCGAGCAATTTATCGCTGCCTTTGTACTTGTAATCTGAACTCCGAGGTAGCGGGTTCATCTGTGATTCTTGTCCGGGCTGCTGGTCTTGCTGCTGAGCGGGCTGGGATTTCTGCTGTTCTGAGGCTTGTACCATTGATTTGCTCCTTTGTCTTGGACATTGGCGGCTTGCAGCGATGCTCAAAGTTCAATTGATTTAGCTTTGAGCATCGCTAGAGAGTTTTAGCGCCAAACTTGTTCGCCGTTCTCGTCTAATCGAGCCGCACGAATCATGTCGGAGATTTCTTCAGCGTCTTTGACATGGTGCAGTGCTTTCTTTTCGCCTTCGGGTGTGTCGAACACGAAATAGGTCGGAACGGTGATGTGATCGCCCGTGATGTCTGGGGCATCGACTGCAACTTGTTGTGCCTTTTCTTCTAAAGATTTCGATTCATCAATGCGATCGCCAGGGTTTGCGGTTAAACCACCCTTTTCAAGCTCTTTCATTTGCTCTAATTTTTGCTTGGGATCAACCTCTTGAGGGGTCATCGGTTGATTAATTCCAGTACTATTTTCAGCGGGTTTTGAATCGTTATTCATAAAGTAAAAAATTGAACTCTAACTGATGTAAGCGTAAAAAAAAGAGGCGATTAATGCCTCTTTCAAATGTATGAGTTAGTGAGTCGTCCAAAAGCGTGAAGTCGCTCGTTTGTTACTCTTCCATTTAGCTAGGATCTGGTAGAATTTCCCGCTTCGTTCACTCTCGCCCCGAATTCTATTCCGGGGCGAGAGTGAACAACGTAGCAAAAAGACTCTAAAACTCTCTACGGTCGCCCTTTAGGACCAATACCAATTACAGCAACTTTATGCCGATAAATTAGCTCGGCTCCATACCATCCCGTAATCCCTAAAATTGCAGCAACGAAGGTCGAAATTAAAATTCCAGTCGGAATAATTGCGCCCGTTTGATTGCCCCAGCGTAACCATAGATTGGCAGCGGAAAGTGATAGAGCAGCAATGTTTCCAACCATGTGTGCCCAACCTGCACTATGTTCACGCACTCGTCCAATTCGCAAGAAATCACTCATGCCCGTCGCAGCGGCAACCAACCCAGAGATCAATCCGCCGATTAATAGCCAGAAAGAAGCCCGCGCCCAGAACGCGTCTTGGGTAAACCAGTAAGCAGCATCGGTTAAAAGAGCACTGGTTAACATTGCGATCGGGAATG contains:
- a CDS encoding SDR family oxidoreductase, with amino-acid sequence MVQASEQQKSQPAQQQDQQPGQESQMNPLPRSSDYKYKGSDKLLDKVALITGGDSGIGRAVAICFAKEGADIAIAYLNEHEDAEETVRLVEKEGRRCITIAGDIGDEAFCKEAVQEAIGEYGRLDILVNNAAEQHPQESIENITAEQLERTFRTNIFGMFFLTKAALPHLKEGSTIINTTSVTAYQGSPQLLDYSSTKGAIVAFTRSLSQSLVEKGIRVNGVAPGPIWTPLIPSTFPPEKVESFGQQVPMQRAGQPEEVAPSYVFLASDDSSYMTGQILHPNGGNVVNG
- a CDS encoding DUF2231 domain-containing protein, whose amino-acid sequence is MSRSTPNIPLLIESDEAELRDSGVPSTVHIAKHPLHPLIVTFPIAMLTSALLTDAAYWFTQDAFWARASFWLLIGGLISGLVAAATGMSDFLRIGRVREHSAGWAHMVGNIAALSLSAANLWLRWGNQTGAIIPTGILISTFVAAILGITGWYGAELIYRHKVAVIGIGPKGRP